One window from the genome of Leptospira johnsonii encodes:
- a CDS encoding DUF418 domain-containing protein, translated as MKNRIGFIDFLRGFALLGILVVNLPYFSKPMYLVASLGENSTLLDSIGSWIVAFFFESKFYVLFSFLFGYGFFIQLENNPETNSKSRYFRRILGLGILGLLHGVFLFIGDILLSYAILGALLWFLRNKSSSWLLKFSLSCLVIAVFCRIGMSFAEGEFRSQLEVNLPRLLQESRKAYLGGFWESTVQRTKDTILSIPFLVFYQWPSVLSMFALGFYAAKNSIFTDWENTKPELKKLFPWALIFGIIGNFVYTLHSRHILPENQGVFLKILFAISDTFSAPALTFCYVYLLGNYYNSERSFADRVWFESMGKLSLTCYLGESLVCTWIFCGWGLGYFDQIGSFIVLILTVPIWIFWGIFSMVWKRTFSLGPMEWILRSWTYWKTIKIL; from the coding sequence ATGAAAAACAGGATCGGTTTCATAGACTTTTTAAGAGGATTTGCATTATTAGGAATACTTGTAGTCAATCTCCCCTATTTTTCTAAACCTATGTATCTCGTTGCTTCCTTGGGAGAAAATTCTACTCTTTTGGATTCCATAGGTTCATGGATTGTAGCGTTCTTCTTCGAATCCAAGTTTTATGTATTATTCTCCTTTTTATTCGGTTATGGATTTTTCATCCAATTGGAGAATAATCCGGAAACAAATTCTAAATCCAGATATTTCAGAAGAATACTAGGTTTAGGAATATTAGGACTTCTGCATGGAGTTTTCCTGTTCATTGGAGATATTCTTCTTTCTTACGCTATTTTAGGGGCATTGCTCTGGTTTTTAAGGAACAAATCCTCTTCCTGGCTATTGAAATTCTCTCTATCCTGTTTGGTGATTGCAGTATTTTGCAGAATAGGAATGAGTTTTGCAGAAGGAGAATTCAGATCCCAATTAGAAGTAAATCTTCCCCGCCTATTACAAGAGAGTCGAAAAGCATATTTAGGCGGGTTCTGGGAAAGCACAGTGCAGAGGACAAAGGATACCATTCTTTCCATTCCTTTTTTGGTATTTTACCAATGGCCTTCGGTTCTCTCCATGTTCGCATTGGGTTTTTATGCGGCCAAAAATTCCATCTTTACTGATTGGGAGAATACAAAGCCCGAACTCAAAAAACTTTTTCCTTGGGCGTTAATATTCGGTATTATAGGGAATTTCGTTTACACATTACATTCCCGGCATATTCTTCCGGAGAACCAAGGTGTATTTTTAAAGATCTTATTTGCGATCTCGGATACCTTCAGCGCACCTGCACTCACATTCTGCTACGTGTATTTACTCGGAAATTATTATAACTCCGAGAGAAGTTTTGCGGACAGGGTCTGGTTCGAATCAATGGGAAAACTTTCTTTGACCTGTTATTTAGGAGAATCTTTGGTTTGCACCTGGATCTTTTGCGGTTGGGGATTAGGATATTTCGATCAAATAGGAAGTTTTATCGTTCTAATCTTGACTGTTCCCATTTGGATTTTCTGGGGAATATTTTCAATGGTTTGGAAAAGGACTTTTTCTTTAGGCCCTATGGAATGGATCTTAAGATCCTGGACCTATTGGAAGACGATCAAAATACTTTAG
- a CDS encoding SseB family protein, protein MYNIKKVLSSIKEYFEPIPKFDGENAKFREAIYLYSKNRSEKNLEKLSAELTKAYFLIPHAGEEAVPKKAKPKKKVAAKKKKKTLPKKGPEPIVLLYVSDEHGRVFLPAFSHPSESFRYFKKDAALVPITAKELWALGLQNKGVSGVAIDPGSTLWLLSREHLELLQKEK, encoded by the coding sequence ATGTATAACATTAAGAAAGTTCTATCATCCATTAAAGAATATTTTGAGCCCATTCCCAAGTTTGATGGAGAAAACGCAAAGTTCAGAGAGGCTATTTATCTTTATTCTAAGAACCGTTCCGAAAAGAATTTAGAAAAACTTTCCGCTGAACTTACCAAAGCTTACTTTCTCATCCCGCATGCTGGTGAGGAGGCTGTCCCTAAAAAGGCGAAACCTAAAAAGAAAGTTGCCGCTAAAAAAAAGAAGAAGACTCTTCCTAAAAAAGGACCGGAACCTATCGTATTATTATATGTAAGCGACGAGCATGGCAGGGTATTCTTACCCGCATTCTCCCATCCGTCCGAATCATTCCGCTATTTTAAGAAAGACGCCGCACTTGTTCCGATCACAGCAAAAGAATTATGGGCCTTAGGACTACAGAATAAAGGAGTTTCCGGAGTGGCAATCGATCCTGGCTCCACGTTATGGTTGCTTTCCAGGGAACATTTGGAATTATTGCAAAAAGAAAAATAA
- a CDS encoding MAPEG family protein, whose translation MQKEYWLLPIGALALLTFFVLLQIPIRRFYAGFIGKVIPDDFKFGESKNVPQWVSIANRNYMNLLEMPLLFYLICLIQYLTSSNDPLNFQLSWIYVGLRILHSLIHLTYNNVIHRLAIFAASNLILFGIWVNYFRKFLGIIF comes from the coding sequence ATGCAAAAAGAATATTGGCTTCTTCCGATCGGAGCGTTAGCTCTATTGACTTTTTTCGTCTTATTGCAGATCCCTATCCGCCGTTTTTACGCAGGTTTTATAGGAAAGGTAATCCCGGACGATTTTAAATTCGGAGAGTCCAAAAATGTTCCTCAATGGGTATCCATTGCAAATCGGAACTATATGAACTTATTAGAAATGCCTCTATTGTTCTATCTGATCTGCTTAATACAATACCTAACGAGCTCTAACGATCCGTTAAATTTTCAACTGTCATGGATCTATGTGGGACTTAGGATATTGCACAGCCTGATCCATCTCACCTATAACAACGTTATACATAGGTTGGCGATCTTTGCGGCGAGTAATTTGATCTTGTTCGGGATTTGGGTGAACTATTTCAGAAAATTTTTAGGAATTATTTTTTAG
- a CDS encoding NADH-quinone oxidoreductase subunit N, whose protein sequence is MNLIPNSNDLISILPILVLSGGGILLLGLQFFFQGFEFRIVRFTSGLVLIAAFFSLFVSHSNPGVGSYFSGHYEISTIGFWFGVLYLVAAFCTVLASPRVLEQNKMEFPEFYPLLLFSVVGMFLMTSGTDTVTIFVGLELMSVCLYVLVGMARSDVYSLEASLKYFLLGSFSTGFFLFGMAFLFGGSGTTHLQDSLKPLVSSGFDSNFTKIGLLLLLTGISFKIALFPYHSWTPDAYEGALTPVTGFMATASKSASMGLLLVVFSKFPISVAGGEWTWVMGILALMSMTYGNFVALKQTSLKRVLAYSSIAHAGYVVAGISLGGKEEVLFYLIVYSFMSLGAFAVLSFLEEGNRHVTYESIGGLAKSRPWTSFALFIFFLSLAGIPPLGGFWAKLFLFQKIAEGTDQISRWLLIGGIANSALALYYYVKVGILAYMSSEEGEISKLDSPKASYGVIFVSAVSLVAVLVGWYFLQPKDLNHLKFANKSAELRK, encoded by the coding sequence ATGAATTTAATTCCAAATTCCAACGATCTAATTTCTATACTTCCTATTCTGGTTCTTTCCGGAGGAGGGATCTTATTACTTGGATTGCAGTTCTTTTTCCAAGGATTCGAATTTAGGATCGTTAGATTCACTTCCGGGTTGGTTTTGATCGCCGCATTCTTTTCTCTATTTGTTTCTCATTCAAACCCTGGAGTTGGCTCTTATTTTTCAGGACATTATGAAATCTCCACTATAGGTTTCTGGTTTGGAGTATTGTATCTGGTTGCCGCATTCTGCACAGTTCTTGCTTCTCCGAGAGTATTAGAACAAAATAAAATGGAATTTCCCGAGTTCTATCCTCTTCTTCTATTTTCAGTAGTCGGAATGTTCCTAATGACTTCCGGAACGGACACGGTTACCATTTTCGTTGGACTGGAATTGATGTCAGTATGCTTGTATGTTTTGGTAGGAATGGCCAGAAGCGATGTTTATTCTTTAGAAGCTAGTTTAAAGTATTTTCTTTTGGGAAGTTTTTCTACCGGATTTTTCTTATTCGGAATGGCATTCTTGTTCGGAGGATCAGGCACGACTCATTTACAAGACTCTTTAAAACCTTTGGTGAGTTCGGGATTTGATTCCAATTTTACGAAGATAGGACTATTACTTTTACTAACCGGGATATCATTTAAGATCGCGTTATTCCCATATCATTCTTGGACACCTGATGCTTATGAAGGAGCCCTGACGCCGGTTACTGGATTTATGGCGACTGCTTCCAAGTCCGCTTCGATGGGATTGTTATTAGTTGTCTTTTCTAAATTTCCTATTTCCGTTGCCGGTGGAGAGTGGACCTGGGTGATGGGAATTTTAGCTCTGATGTCGATGACGTACGGAAACTTCGTGGCTTTAAAGCAGACCAGTTTAAAAAGAGTTTTGGCATATTCTTCAATCGCTCATGCAGGCTATGTTGTTGCCGGGATATCCTTAGGCGGAAAAGAAGAAGTCTTATTCTATCTGATCGTATATTCTTTCATGAGTTTGGGAGCATTTGCAGTCCTTTCTTTCTTGGAAGAGGGGAATCGTCACGTAACGTATGAATCCATTGGTGGACTTGCAAAGTCCAGGCCATGGACAAGTTTTGCATTATTCATTTTCTTCTTATCCTTGGCTGGAATTCCTCCTTTAGGCGGTTTCTGGGCAAAGTTATTCTTATTCCAGAAGATCGCAGAAGGAACGGATCAGATATCAAGATGGTTGCTCATCGGAGGGATTGCAAACTCCGCACTAGCGCTATATTATTATGTAAAAGTAGGAATACTTGCTTACATGAGCTCTGAAGAAGGAGAAATTTCTAAATTAGATTCTCCTAAAGCGAGTTACGGGGTAATATTCGTTTCTGCAGTTTCTTTGGTTGCAGTGTTAGTGGGATGGTATTTTCTCCAACCTAAGGATTTGAATCATTTAAAGTTTGCAAACAAATCCGCAGAATTACGAAAGTAA
- a CDS encoding complex I subunit 4 family protein, whose translation MPQYYLSILLFLPVLGIPFLFFSKNEKWIRLWSSIVTLGVLGMTVPLFLEFLKGDSGFQATHRIWNFLQLQSGGLDYHIAIDGFSLLLITMSALLFFLSALSAFSNVKHRVREFFILLLLVETGVIGVFLSVNLIQFYVFWEWMVLPFTLMVGIWGEKGRIKAAMKYLVFSFTGSVFMLASILVLYHYTHTFDLEELAVASLNSIPGNIKFWLFIGFSFAFAIKVPLFPFHTWMPDVHEEAPTVGSVDLAGILLKIGLFAYVRVVIPLFPQVFLEYRNLLIALAVAGIVYGALVALTQKNSKRLVAFSSLSHMGFCILGILTLTEEGVAGGMLQMVNHGFTSGLLFFILGFLHERTGTNELKDYSGLAKSAPFLAVAIGLAAFASAGLPGTNGFVGEFLVLIGTFKYSLLYGFLAGSAVIFAAGYMLYFARNLLFGEPNSLSSGLSPLNVREKFIVSVVAGIIILTGVFPNILLEYLKPSARVVLNLTSKQALQERAFLEQEGTLKNTKKKFINYRTLGVEPPSYEDRISSGRGTGIPGKKTVSQEAEE comes from the coding sequence GTGCCCCAATACTATTTAAGCATTCTATTATTTTTGCCTGTTTTAGGGATCCCTTTCTTATTCTTTTCTAAGAACGAAAAATGGATACGGCTCTGGTCTTCGATCGTGACTCTCGGAGTTTTAGGGATGACCGTCCCTCTGTTTTTGGAATTCCTAAAAGGGGACAGCGGCTTTCAAGCTACACATCGCATCTGGAACTTTCTGCAATTACAGTCGGGAGGATTGGATTATCATATAGCGATAGACGGATTCTCCTTATTGCTAATTACGATGTCCGCGCTACTATTCTTTCTTTCAGCTTTATCCGCTTTTTCTAATGTAAAGCATAGGGTCCGAGAATTTTTTATACTTCTTCTTTTGGTAGAAACAGGTGTGATCGGAGTATTTCTTTCGGTCAACTTGATCCAATTTTACGTTTTCTGGGAATGGATGGTCCTTCCTTTTACCTTAATGGTAGGGATCTGGGGAGAAAAAGGAAGAATCAAGGCCGCAATGAAATATCTGGTATTCTCTTTTACCGGATCCGTTTTCATGCTGGCGAGCATTTTGGTTTTATATCATTATACACACACATTCGATCTAGAAGAATTAGCCGTGGCTTCCCTGAATTCTATTCCTGGGAATATTAAGTTTTGGTTATTTATAGGATTTAGTTTCGCATTTGCGATCAAGGTACCTTTATTTCCTTTCCATACTTGGATGCCTGATGTTCATGAAGAAGCTCCGACTGTAGGTTCCGTTGACTTAGCGGGTATCCTGTTGAAGATCGGACTATTCGCTTATGTGAGAGTGGTTATCCCTCTTTTTCCTCAAGTATTTTTGGAATACAGGAACTTGCTCATTGCTCTCGCAGTGGCCGGGATCGTTTACGGAGCGCTGGTCGCTCTGACCCAGAAAAACAGTAAACGTTTAGTTGCGTTCTCTTCTCTTTCCCATATGGGATTCTGTATTTTAGGGATCTTAACGCTTACCGAAGAAGGTGTGGCAGGTGGAATGCTCCAGATGGTGAATCACGGGTTCACTTCGGGACTTCTTTTCTTTATATTAGGATTCTTGCATGAAAGAACAGGGACCAATGAATTGAAGGATTATTCCGGTCTTGCTAAGTCTGCTCCATTCTTGGCCGTAGCGATCGGTCTGGCTGCGTTTGCAAGCGCTGGGCTCCCCGGGACAAACGGATTCGTAGGAGAATTTTTGGTTCTTATCGGAACTTTCAAATATAGCCTTCTTTACGGATTCCTAGCAGGATCTGCGGTAATCTTTGCTGCAGGGTATATGTTATATTTTGCAAGGAATTTGCTATTCGGTGAGCCGAATTCGCTATCTTCCGGTTTGTCTCCTTTAAATGTACGGGAGAAGTTTATAGTCTCGGTAGTTGCAGGAATTATAATATTAACAGGGGTTTTTCCAAACATTCTACTCGAATATTTGAAACCTAGTGCAAGAGTAGTGTTGAACCTCACTTCCAAGCAAGCTCTGCAAGAGAGAGCCTTTTTGGAACAAGAAGGTACTCTGAAAAACACCAAAAAGAAATTTATAAATTATAGGACCTTGGGCGTAGAGCCTCCTAGTTATGAGGATAGGATCAGTTCCGGACGAGGAACGGGGATCCCGGGTAAAAAGACAGTGTCCCAAGAGGCGGAAGAATGA
- a CDS encoding MFS transporter, which yields MRNGLLSWILPKSPKPLLPESEVRSLYPKFRWRILEATFLGYSVFYTVRNNFPVVSKEIGQALSYSQEQIGNILAITAISYGIGKFLMGALSDRSNPKVFMPLGLVLTGICNVCFGASSDYQTHLILWGLNGLFQGMGWPPCGRSLGHWFSVKERGAKFAIWNIAHNVGGGLVGVIAAYSASWFGWRNAFYIPAAISFLTAIYLYFRLLDTPQSVGLPSIEEYTGTETDPSKVSESERELSFKEIFIDLVLLNKYIWVFALANFFVYIVRYSLTDWGPSYLKFAKGASLEKGGISTLIYEFAGIGSTLLVGWYSDKVGGKRGLVSLVCMVPILFALFGILLLPPGYLWADLTLFGVVGFFIYPPVMLLGVAGLDFTSKKAVGTAAGFIGLFGYLGRTALSKGLGWMSSFSWFRWEYSISIIFVSAILAIILLAFTWNWKPKH from the coding sequence AGTCGGAAGTCCGCTCCCTTTATCCAAAGTTTCGCTGGAGAATTTTAGAAGCCACATTTTTAGGATACTCAGTCTTTTATACTGTACGTAACAATTTTCCTGTAGTTTCCAAGGAAATAGGGCAAGCTCTCTCCTATTCCCAAGAACAGATCGGAAATATTTTGGCAATCACTGCAATCTCTTACGGGATTGGAAAATTCCTAATGGGTGCTCTGTCGGACAGAAGTAATCCTAAGGTCTTTATGCCGTTAGGCCTAGTTCTAACAGGAATTTGTAATGTATGTTTCGGAGCTTCTTCCGATTACCAAACACATCTAATTTTATGGGGACTGAACGGTTTATTCCAAGGAATGGGCTGGCCACCTTGTGGAAGATCCTTGGGCCATTGGTTTTCTGTTAAAGAAAGGGGAGCAAAATTCGCAATCTGGAATATCGCACATAATGTGGGAGGCGGACTTGTAGGAGTGATCGCGGCTTATAGCGCCTCTTGGTTCGGATGGAGAAACGCATTTTATATCCCTGCAGCAATCTCATTTTTAACAGCGATTTATTTGTATTTCAGATTATTGGACACTCCTCAATCTGTCGGACTTCCTTCCATTGAAGAATATACCGGAACAGAAACGGATCCTTCCAAAGTTTCCGAATCGGAAAGAGAACTTAGTTTTAAGGAAATTTTTATAGATCTAGTACTTTTAAATAAGTATATCTGGGTTTTTGCCTTAGCGAATTTTTTCGTATACATAGTCAGATACAGCCTCACCGATTGGGGACCTTCTTATCTAAAATTTGCGAAAGGAGCAAGTTTGGAAAAAGGAGGGATCAGTACTCTTATCTATGAATTTGCAGGAATAGGCTCCACATTACTTGTGGGTTGGTATTCCGACAAAGTGGGAGGAAAAAGAGGTTTAGTCAGCTTGGTCTGTATGGTCCCGATATTATTCGCGTTATTCGGAATACTACTTCTTCCTCCAGGATATTTATGGGCGGACCTCACACTTTTCGGAGTGGTAGGATTTTTTATCTATCCTCCTGTAATGTTACTAGGAGTAGCAGGACTGGACTTTACTTCAAAAAAAGCGGTTGGGACGGCGGCTGGATTTATAGGATTATTCGGTTATTTAGGAAGGACAGCACTTTCTAAAGGTTTAGGATGGATGAGTTCCTTCTCCTGGTTTCGCTGGGAATATTCTATATCTATAATATTCGTTTCAGCGATCCTGGCCATAATCCTACTTGCTTTCACTTGGAACTGGAAACCTAAACATTAA
- a CDS encoding PAS domain S-box protein, whose protein sequence is MQESLEKLIYHWIQNDWEVFQFIQTEGLDGIWVLDLKDRDRFWINPKFRSVLGFSGSDKDLSSIRWKDLFLKKDHESIDSQIKKIEETKVLPIRYKTFSGSELETDTKLKILKNSSGDQICIGGIKIVQESEIHSLKRELDFLSLINALPDMIGYWDSNLINRLANDAYQRWFGIEAKKISGMHMKAVLGEELFALNYPYVQKVLKGETQLFERKIPTPDGQHFVHSLAKYVPDFREGKVIGFSVVVSDISKIKNAEAANLKLAKIVESSDDAIIGKDLDGTITSWNHGAEKIFGYSSTEMIGSKFDLLVPEASKLLESRINLKIKSEKENLRFESVRMGKDGHWIEMSITLSPMFDSSGKMTGSAEIARDIGERKRMESSFRSAFEYSAIGMSILDPKGRWIQVNGNLIKLLGYDWEELSKLTFRDITYHEDLGKDLQLLAETLDGKRSGYHLEKRYVKKDGSIVWVLLSVALVRDADGRPNHFIAQIMDINEIKKTEEQLRHAKEILEQTNKLVRIGAWDLDLKNNTETWSAVTKEMFEVPFDFDPDTRGVLKFVKEGEYKEKILEAVDKLTKQGEPYDLEIQMITDKGNELWVRTVGSAEFENGECTRIYGAFYDIDKRKKAELELFREKSRLSAFVEHAPAAVAMFDAEIKYIAVSERWLTEYHLSGRNIIGLSHYEVFPNISQEWKEIHSRCLSGEVLKNDEDVWRPEGWDDDQYLRWEVRPWYQLDGSIGGIMMFTQDITESCKQREELTKAKLAAEQANRAKSDFLANMSHEIRTPLNGIIGFSDLLLRTSMDSTQHQYMMTVFQSAESLLDIINDILDFSKIEAGKLELSYEKTNLLELCSQIVNTIKFQAQKKGLEVIVNVAWDVPRFVKADSVRLRQIIVNLFSNSIKFTEEGEIEFKIELLKKISETEGEFRFSVRDTGIGIAPDARDKIFEAFTQGDVSTTRRFGGTGLGLAISNKLLSIMGSGLQLKSELGKGSTFYFDLKLNISEIVGEDWIRLRSIKKVLIADKDQENINSIGEMLSLQNIPADFFRNGEEMLKTLSDGNRYDIILMDSEMPEGDGLELVRKVREDLKIRSEDQPIVLIVNPDEGDSFTEESRKLGVQEVISKPIHMQKLFDILARNQIFKEPFEFPLITRDQEGAATIRKTVTVLIAEDNSVNMMLAKSIVKRILPKAKCIEAQTGREAVDKYRETDPDLIFMDIQMPEMNGYEATKAIRVLEKDGHRVPIIAVTAGIVSGERERCLEAGMDDYISKPAVKADFARIIFRWMS, encoded by the coding sequence ATGCAAGAATCCCTAGAAAAGTTAATCTATCACTGGATACAAAACGATTGGGAAGTTTTCCAGTTCATTCAAACTGAAGGGCTGGATGGGATCTGGGTATTGGATCTTAAGGATCGAGATCGATTTTGGATCAATCCAAAATTCAGATCAGTTCTTGGATTTTCCGGATCGGATAAGGATCTCTCTTCTATTCGTTGGAAAGATCTATTTTTAAAAAAAGATCATGAATCAATAGATTCTCAAATAAAGAAAATAGAAGAAACGAAAGTTCTTCCTATACGTTACAAAACCTTCTCCGGTTCTGAGTTAGAGACGGATACCAAACTTAAAATTTTAAAAAATTCGTCAGGCGATCAAATTTGTATAGGGGGGATCAAGATCGTCCAAGAATCGGAGATCCATTCTCTGAAAAGAGAATTAGATTTTCTATCTCTAATCAATGCTTTACCGGATATGATCGGTTATTGGGACTCTAACCTGATTAATAGGTTAGCAAATGATGCATATCAAAGATGGTTCGGAATAGAAGCTAAAAAGATATCAGGCATGCATATGAAAGCCGTGCTTGGGGAGGAACTATTCGCATTAAATTATCCTTATGTGCAAAAAGTTTTAAAAGGAGAAACTCAATTATTTGAGAGAAAGATCCCAACTCCTGACGGACAACATTTCGTGCATTCATTGGCGAAATACGTACCCGATTTTAGGGAAGGGAAAGTCATAGGATTTTCCGTTGTAGTTAGTGATATTTCTAAGATTAAGAATGCCGAAGCTGCCAATCTAAAACTAGCAAAGATTGTAGAATCTTCCGACGACGCGATTATCGGGAAGGACTTGGATGGTACGATCACTTCCTGGAATCATGGAGCCGAAAAAATTTTCGGTTATAGCTCTACAGAAATGATAGGATCTAAATTCGATCTATTAGTTCCGGAGGCATCCAAACTTTTGGAATCTAGGATCAATCTTAAGATCAAATCAGAAAAAGAAAACCTTCGTTTCGAATCCGTCCGTATGGGAAAGGACGGACACTGGATCGAAATGTCCATCACACTCTCTCCTATGTTCGATTCCTCTGGTAAGATGACTGGCTCTGCAGAGATAGCAAGAGATATAGGCGAAAGAAAGAGAATGGAAAGCTCCTTTAGGAGTGCTTTTGAATATTCTGCCATTGGAATGTCAATCCTAGATCCGAAAGGAAGATGGATCCAAGTTAACGGAAATCTAATCAAGTTGCTTGGATACGATTGGGAAGAATTATCCAAGCTAACCTTCAGGGATATCACATATCACGAAGATTTAGGAAAGGATCTTCAGTTATTAGCGGAGACTTTGGACGGAAAAAGATCCGGTTATCATTTAGAAAAACGTTATGTAAAGAAAGATGGGAGTATTGTGTGGGTACTTCTTTCTGTGGCCTTAGTTAGGGATGCTGACGGAAGGCCAAACCATTTTATCGCCCAGATCATGGACATAAACGAGATCAAAAAGACGGAAGAACAATTACGTCATGCCAAGGAAATTCTAGAACAAACCAATAAGCTTGTAAGAATAGGCGCCTGGGACCTGGATCTGAAGAACAATACGGAAACCTGGTCCGCGGTCACAAAAGAAATGTTCGAAGTTCCTTTCGATTTCGATCCAGATACAAGAGGAGTATTGAAATTTGTTAAAGAAGGAGAGTATAAGGAAAAAATTTTAGAAGCGGTAGATAAGCTTACGAAACAAGGAGAACCTTACGATCTCGAGATCCAGATGATCACAGATAAGGGGAACGAACTTTGGGTAAGGACAGTAGGAAGTGCGGAGTTCGAAAATGGAGAATGTACACGGATCTACGGTGCATTTTATGATATAGATAAAAGAAAAAAAGCGGAACTGGAATTGTTCCGAGAAAAATCCAGACTTTCCGCATTCGTTGAACATGCTCCTGCTGCGGTCGCTATGTTCGATGCAGAGATCAAATACATCGCCGTTAGTGAAAGATGGTTAACTGAATATCATTTGTCCGGGAGAAATATCATAGGGCTCTCACATTACGAAGTATTTCCTAATATTTCCCAGGAATGGAAGGAAATCCATAGCCGATGTTTATCAGGAGAAGTGCTGAAGAATGATGAAGATGTATGGAGGCCCGAGGGTTGGGATGACGACCAATATCTTCGTTGGGAAGTAAGGCCTTGGTATCAGCTGGATGGTTCAATCGGCGGAATCATGATGTTCACCCAGGACATCACTGAAAGTTGTAAACAAAGAGAAGAATTAACGAAAGCAAAACTAGCCGCAGAGCAGGCAAATAGAGCCAAGTCGGATTTTTTAGCGAATATGAGCCATGAGATTAGGACTCCTTTGAACGGGATCATAGGATTTTCGGATCTTTTATTGCGGACTTCCATGGATTCTACCCAACACCAATACATGATGACCGTATTCCAATCGGCTGAATCCTTGCTCGATATTATTAATGATATATTAGATTTTTCTAAAATAGAGGCTGGAAAATTGGAATTGTCTTATGAAAAGACAAACCTATTGGAACTTTGTAGCCAGATAGTAAATACGATCAAGTTCCAGGCGCAGAAAAAAGGATTAGAAGTTATAGTAAATGTAGCCTGGGATGTGCCACGTTTTGTAAAAGCGGATAGTGTAAGGCTAAGGCAGATCATAGTAAATCTATTCAGTAATTCCATAAAGTTTACGGAAGAAGGCGAGATTGAATTTAAGATAGAACTTCTTAAAAAAATTTCAGAAACGGAAGGGGAGTTTAGATTCTCCGTAAGAGATACCGGAATAGGTATCGCACCTGATGCGAGGGATAAGATCTTCGAGGCATTTACCCAAGGAGATGTATCTACCACTCGTAGATTTGGAGGCACGGGCCTTGGGCTTGCTATTTCCAATAAACTTCTTTCTATAATGGGAAGCGGTCTTCAGCTCAAAAGTGAATTAGGAAAAGGAAGCACATTCTATTTCGATTTAAAACTGAATATTTCCGAAATTGTGGGAGAGGATTGGATTAGGCTACGTTCTATCAAAAAGGTCTTAATTGCAGATAAAGATCAGGAGAATATAAACTCGATCGGAGAAATGTTGTCTTTGCAGAATATTCCCGCTGACTTCTTCAGAAATGGAGAAGAGATGCTGAAGACTTTATCAGACGGAAATAGATACGATATCATTTTGATGGATTCCGAAATGCCGGAAGGGGACGGTTTGGAACTCGTCCGAAAAGTAAGAGAGGATCTTAAGATCAGAAGTGAAGATCAGCCGATCGTATTGATCGTAAATCCGGATGAAGGGGATTCGTTTACAGAAGAGTCCAGAAAACTCGGGGTCCAGGAAGTGATCTCTAAACCGATCCATATGCAGAAATTATTCGATATCTTGGCCAGAAATCAGATCTTTAAGGAGCCTTTCGAATTTCCTTTGATTACGAGGGACCAAGAGGGAGCCGCTACCATTCGTAAAACCGTAACTGTCTTGATCGCAGAAGATAATTCGGTGAATATGATGCTCGCAAAAAGTATCGTAAAAAGAATTCTTCCCAAGGCAAAATGTATAGAGGCGCAGACAGGAAGAGAGGCAGTCGATAAGTATAGGGAAACTGATCCGGACTTGATCTTCATGGATATTCAAATGCCTGAGATGAACGGATACGAGGCCACCAAAGCGATCCGTGTTCTCGAAAAAGACGGTCACAGGGTCCCGATCATTGCAGTGACTGCTGGTATCGTTTCCGGCGAAAGAGAAAGATGTTTAGAAGCAGGTATGGATGATTATATCAGTAAACCTGCTGTAAAAGCGGATTTTGCTCGGATCATCTTTCGCTGGATGAGTTGA